In the Besnoitia besnoiti strain Bb-Ger1 chromosome IX, whole genome shotgun sequence genome, AATCTCACGAGCTGCGAGATACAATTCGGAAAATGCAAATGACACGGGAAAATAGAGAACGCCTGAGTCGTGTGCCCTGTGGGGGAGGACAAGTGATCTGCAGGCCGCTCGTGAAGCTACCTAACCACAACCCAAATATCTCCTCCTGCAAAGAGGGAATATCAGGATAACACTCGAACACAAATATACACTATTCACGTGCACCGTGGACACGAAGCAGTGAATGAGCACGGCGTACTCTGGGAAACCTGGCCATCCGGGAGGGATGGGCACGACAGCCTAGACTAGAGCATATAGGACTGAACAAACCGTAAGGGTTCGCCCTCTGGCTGTAGGATGTTGCTTTTTAGGTTTTTGGTTTTGTATTTTTTTTTATTTTTGTTTTTATAgatttttttgttttttaaTTTTGTACTTTTTTTTATTTTATTATTTTGTgatttttttttgttttttgaTTTTGtatttttttttgtttttcatAAAAAGTGCGGCCTGGGATCAGGCCGCCTCCGATATCTGTATGAAAAGAAAGTTCTCTTGTCGAGTCGAGTAAGAGAGGGTCCCAAATTCATAAACAGTACGAAACAGAGAAACTTGGATGAAAATCACTCGAATCCAAGGAGACGAGTCgtcgcgtcgctcggcgtTAGGCTTGTTATCACTGTGGTTCTGACGAGTGGAATGATCTTTGTCCGAGCTGGTTTCATAACCGTGTGTCGACTGCTGATTCTGTCCGTAGGACTGGTTTCCACGCACAGAGGAAGGATCCGgtgctgcgtcctcgccatGCTTTGGTAGTCCCCGGAACACTCTCTCACGAGGGAAGCCCGGGAAAATGCCTGAGAATTCCTCCGCAacttcggcgtcttcctccaaCCTGTCGAGTGGAAGAGTCGAATCGGGTTTTCCACTCGGACGGGAAGTTGCTACCTCCTGTAGAGCCGCTTTGCTGGTCGCATTGCGGACATGCTCCTCTTGGTCGGGAcaggcgccgtcgtcggagTCGATATCCGTCGATTGAGTCTCATCTGCCGTGCAGAACTGGTTTCCGGTGGACAGCCGGGAAGCGCGACTCGCGACGTTCTCGTCTGGAAGTGCCAGAGGTTCGCCAGCTCTATCGGGTGGGAGGAGCAGAAAGTCGATGCTCGAGGTCCTAGTCGCCGGTCCGTCTCCATCCGGGTACTGGCGAGAAATCGAAAACACGGAGGGTTTTCCTGGAGCTAAAGTCGCCGGCACAACTCGGTGCTCTTCGCAACTGAcgacgtcctccgcgtcttcagTGCCAGTCCCCAGgccgtcgctcttcgcctgtTGCTGCGCTTGAGAGGTAGCGAAACTATGGCTTGCTACCTCACGCGCTGCCCCGGAGGGTCGGCAGTCCCCGGGAGCTGAGTCACCGGCATCGAGAGGCAGTGCCGCGCAACTCTGCAGATCGCCACCACATGCGTTCATTCCACGTTCTTGAGGAACTCCGTGATgccccgcctcgcctggaCGGGCCACCTTCCGCGGACTGCATCCTTCGTTGTCGTCGTTGCTAACCTCATACAATACTCGTTCGCCATCGATCCAGCCCTGGTCAGTTTGTGATGGTGAAGAGCCAACTGCAGAGGATGATACTGGCGAAGCATCTACGTGACTGCATCGCAGGCGGGCGGAACTCAGCGATGCATGTTGTAGCGTCGCTAGTCCTGCAGGTGGAGCGCCTCCTTCATCCTCGCTGACACCATCGACCGCCACAACGCCGTCGACTCCGCCTTGATCTTTCTGATAGAGATTCTGGTCATCCGAGCAGCTACCGGTCCTGGCTGATGCCGGAAAAGGAAGGCAGACCTCGCACTCCTCCGGAATTGAAGGGAGATAACCGCGTCGTGGCAAGGGTGGAAGCAACACCGAGCACTCGTCCACCTGTACGAAGCCCTCTTCCAGGAGTTGGCGTGAATACGAAGAGGATGTCTCGCCCTCAACGACGCAGACAACCCGTGGGCTCCccccttcgtcgccgctgtcgttGTGGACAACGGGTCCCCGATGACGCGGGGAAGGGGGCACATGCGTCGACAGATCTTCCTCGACGACTAAGGCAGATTGGCCGCTGTCGTAATGGTCCTCGTAGCAGTCCTGGCGCGAGTATTTGGCATCGCGACATTGCATCTGCGAACTCGCCATTTCGTCACCGCTGTCACCGTCGAGGCCGTATTCGCCGTAGAGCGGCGATGGGGGCACATGCGTCGACAGGTCTTCCTCGACGACTGAGGAAGACGGGCTGCTGTCGTAATGGTCCTCGTAGCGATCCTGGCGCGAGTATTTGGCATCGCGACATTGCATCTGCGATCTGGGCGTATCGTCATCGCATTCATTGCCGACGACGTATATGCCATGATGCAACGCCTGGTCCACCTGTGTCCTTGCGTAGCCACGCGCGCATGTGGAAACATAGAGAGCTGAGCCACGGTTTGTCATGTCTAGTGAGCAATCGTTTGGAGGTCGCTGGCCGTGTGTGGCACGGTGAGAGCCAGGACCTACAGCTGTCTTGCGTTCGACGTCCTCCATGTTAACCTTGATCTCGTGTTCGTCGACGACACCGGTTGACTTGGGACCATCGACGCCGCCTACAGCCTTCTCGTATGGTGAGAAGAGTGCGGGTTCCCAGCAGCTCATGACAGCTTCCAGGCCCCATGAGAAAACCTCTGCGGCCTTGTCCAGAAACGCAAAGGAAACAGGGCATGTGCCGGGGGGAGCGGTCTGTTCACCCCGGTTGCACAAGGACGCCCTAGAGATAGTGGAGGGCTGCCGTGCGGCAGACCCTCCGTAGGAGGAGTAATCTGCTTCCATTTCGATaggaaggagaaagaaaagTAGTATGTTGATAGCAAAGAGAACTCTCACTGAAAATGATCAATTGAAAAACCTGGAAATTCTTTGAAACCGATCTTTTGTTGgcacatataaatatatcaatcgctctctctatatatagaTCGACCGAAAACACAAATAAACACGAATGACTCGTGTGTCTTGCCATTCGGTCGCAGCAATCTGGCGGCATCTCGATTGCTCATGCTCGTTCGTGCTCAGAGCGTGTGCATCAGCCTGCCGTTGAGGACGCTCGAGTGCCAGAACACTTCGAGGGTGACACGCCGCGGTTCGAACCTGCACGAGCGCGCCGTTCGGCTGAAGCTTGCAGATTGTTTTGCTGTTGCTCCTGCAGGAAACTGCTGAGGCCGAGACAAATACTCGAtcgacgccgcagctgtcTGGCGGACTGCCATGCGTAAGCAGCCCGTTTCAGCGGCAGAGAGGTTGTTGTGACGGCACAGTGTTTCGAGGATGCTGTCGCGTAGTTTCGAGGCAGTCTTGGAGGAAGAGAAATTTCCCATCGCTACAACGAATGAAGGGACGCGTGCAAAACTTCCGGCAGCCCGTCCATACCTTGCTGGCTGGGGCTGACCGCACACCTCAGGCTCTGTCGACTCACGAACATGCAAACAGAGTGGCGCCTCTATATGTTGGCTTAGACTAGTTCAACGCCGCATAACAAGATCTTTTCTAGGCGGCACGCGACTCACTCGGGGGTTTCCGGCAGCCAGAAGACACTGTGAACGATAGACAGACGAGGTTAGCAGCGCACGCTTCCGAATACGGCACAGCCACAGGCAGTCCGGAAGAGCGGGAAGCGCAGACGAGATTTAGTAAGAACATGAAGTCCATGCGGTTGAATAGACATCAATGCAAGATTCGAGTgcaggggggaggggaagcCGCGTGATAAAGGAGGGACGGAATCAAAACAGTATGCCGCGTCGGGGGCTGCAGATCGGACACCGCTACTCGTGTTAGAAGCCGCTGCTGGCCGTCCATTGCTGGGACAGGTTACGTACCAGAAGCCAGAAGCCAGTGAAATGCCATGTGTCGGCGGAATGCGGGCGGCCCATCGTATAGCGGACTgccggcagacgcgacaATATGAAGGTTGAGTCGACGAGAGCCTGCCGGGATCCCTCTCCTTCCCGGTACCGCTGATGTTGAAGCGTCATGGAGTTAGATGAACAAAGGATTGCTCGCCGTGTCAAACACTCAACAAATAAAAGCAGACGCTGGCACCAGGCGCCCGAGTGTACGCAGCATTGTTGGACGGCTTGACACTCAGATGGATCTGTATGGAGGACTGAGGCACACACAAACACCCGTGTGGAACTCTCGCACGCCACGGCTATACATTGGCACGTGCGGAGTTCCGAGCattcgccctcctccgcgatcGTGAGCTTCAGTGGCCGATACTCACCTTCGACTACGCTTGCGGTGGCCTGATACTATAGTCCCCTGCTGCGTTCTCATCTTTTCGTTTTACGCCGGCCCCTTCTCTCTTGCGATTGTGCCCCGCGCAGGCTTACGCGCTACAGACACCTCTGAAGCGCGATCCGCTGGCGATGAGAGCTATCGCTGTGCTGCGCGGTGTATATACGTGCGAACTACTACAGGGAACTGGCGTCAAGAGGTGCAAACACGATTTGTGCCGAATACCAGGCAAGCGAGTCCGTAGCGAGCAACACAGTAAACGTCCCATAGCGGGACGTCTTCACAAAACGCATCCCTGCGTCGGCAGTGGTAATCGTTGGTCGATTGCTCCCAGTGAAGATTACGCTGTGACGCCATCCGGTGGCCACTCCATATGCCAGTGAAATATTTACTGTGTAACGTAGGACGGAGGTCTCGGCCGATTAACATACGGGGATCGTGGCTTTCGGCCTCATGTATCACTTCATGGGCAAGCGAACTGAAATGCTCACAGCCCAGTGCAACTCAGCCTCGTTTTCACCGAATGATGAAGGCTGCGCGTTGCGGCCTCGAAATGGATCACTGCAGATGCCAGCTTGTTGTCCCGCGGGGGCTAGAATCAGACCGTGTTAGCCGGTCTCGCACTGTCTTGTTCAGTGGCCAACTAAAGGTCGAGTCAATCCATCAAGCCGTCCACAGAACGCTACGCTAGCGACCTGCCCATGTTCGCATTGGTAATGCGTTCGACCTGCGACCCGAGACCTCTGCGCTCTGCACGTGCATGGTAAATGGGGCGGGACCCCGCCATGGCGGCGTACGAGACGTGGGTCGTGGGCGTAACATTAGAGGCCGCTGAagagcgacagaggaggcagTCAGGTTAGCGCGAACCACGACGCGGCAGGAATATAATGTCACAGATAGCAATGGGATCGTGTGAAAGATGCCCCCAATGGCCACTCGGCACCTGTCCGATCAGATTGTTCTCGTCGTCGTTCTCTTTGTGTTGGTTCGTCGGGCGCAAACATTCCGCGAAACCAAACCAGCTTCGATGGGGCAGCTAATGCTGCCCGTGAAGTCAGCGAGGGCGTGACTTGACAATGTGCCGCCAGGGGGACACGTTGGTTTGCTGGTGGTTATCTTGTGCGTGAGCAGATACCTTTCCAAAGACCGGTAGCCGCGTGTAGCTACCTCAGGTCAAAGTTTCTTCGCCAGCGCACTGCCGTCGTTACAGCCAACCGCGGTGGCCTGTTCGAGATGCTTTGGATACAGTGGGATCTCCATGGCGAATAACACACCTGTCGGTGGGGGCACCACGGCGTGGAATAAAACTCGCATGTTGGCACACCCCATACGAGGTTCCTTGCATTGCAAGGAGATTTCTAGCCGCTCTCTTCGTTAATAAGCCATGAACCACTGTGGCAGCTAAATGTGACGGAAACTGTTTGTCGGTCTGGATTGTCGGTCTGGATTGGCCATCTACTGGTGCTTGACCACTATGCTGGGCTAGCTGCGACCGCAGCCcagcgccgg is a window encoding:
- a CDS encoding hypothetical protein (encoded by transcript BESB_014280), with amino-acid sequence MEADYSSYGGSAARQPSTISRASLCNRGEQTAPPGTCPVSFAFLDKAAEVFSWGLEAVMSCWEPALFSPYEKAVGGVDGPKSTGVVDEHEIKVNMEDVERKTAVGPGSHRATHGQRPPNDCSLDMTNRGSALYVSTCARGYARTQVDQALHHGIYVVGNECDDDTPRSQMQCRDAKYSRQDRYEDHYDSSPSSSVVEEDLSTHVPPSPLYGEYGLDGDSGDEMASSQMQCRDAKYSRQDCYEDHYDSGQSALVVEEDLSTHVPPSPRHRGPVVHNDSGDEGGSPRVVCVVEGETSSSYSRQLLEEGFVQVDECSVLLPPLPRRGYLPSIPEECEVCLPFPASARTGSCSDDQNLYQKDQGGVDGVVAVDGVSEDEGGAPPAGLATLQHASLSSARLRCSHVDASPVSSSAVGSSPSQTDQGWIDGERVLYEVSNDDNEGCSPRKVARPGEAGHHGVPQERGMNACGGDLQSCAALPLDAGDSAPGDCRPSGAAREVASHSFATSQAQQQAKSDGLGTGTEDAEDVVSCEEHRVVPATLAPGKPSVFSISRQYPDGDGPATRTSSIDFLLLPPDRAGEPLALPDENVASRASRLSTGNQFCTADETQSTDIDSDDGACPDQEEHVRNATSKAALQEVATSRPSGKPDSTLPLDRLEEDAEVAEEFSGIFPGFPRERVFRGLPKHGEDAAPDPSSVRGNQSYGQNQQSTHGYETSSDKDHSTRQNHSDNKPNAERRDDSSPWIRVIFIQVSLFRTVYEFGTLSYSTRQENFLFIQISEAA